Proteins encoded together in one Pseudomonadota bacterium window:
- the nifK gene encoding nitrogenase molybdenum-iron protein subunit beta: MLLRHTPKEISARKALTINPAKTCQPIGAMYAALGIHGCLPHSHGSQGCCAYHRSALTRHYKEPVSAATSSFTEGASVFGGQANMLQAINNIFTVYEPEVIAIHTTCLSETIGDDLPQIKKKAQAEGKIPKGKYVISASTPSYAGSHVTGFSNMVKSMAMMAEPTGKKNGKVNIIPGWVEPADMEEIKRLTALIGIKTIMFPDTSGVLNTPLSGEYKMFPDGGTTVAELKSTGDSKGTLALGEWCSADAARELDSQHKVPCSVLDMPFGLMATDRFIDALRTIAGVTIPDEIAYERGQLVDMISDMHQYLYGKKVALVGDPDQLIAMTEFLVTMDMKPVHIVTGTPGKKFEKRIREITSEMGCPVNVKAKGDMFLLHQWIKNEPVDLIIGNTYCKYIARDEDIPYVRWGFPILDRQGHQYFPTVGYKGGLRLLEKILGVLLDRKDRDDPEEKFELVM, encoded by the coding sequence ATGTTACTACGACATACCCCGAAAGAAATATCGGCGCGCAAGGCCCTGACCATCAATCCGGCCAAGACCTGCCAGCCGATCGGCGCCATGTATGCGGCGCTCGGGATCCACGGCTGTCTGCCGCACAGTCATGGCTCCCAGGGGTGCTGCGCGTACCATCGCAGTGCCCTGACCAGGCATTACAAGGAGCCGGTTTCCGCCGCCACCAGCTCATTTACCGAGGGTGCCTCGGTATTCGGCGGCCAGGCCAATATGCTGCAGGCCATCAACAACATCTTCACCGTCTATGAGCCGGAGGTGATCGCGATCCATACCACCTGCCTCTCCGAGACCATCGGCGACGATCTGCCCCAGATCAAGAAAAAGGCGCAGGCCGAGGGCAAGATCCCGAAAGGAAAATATGTGATCAGCGCCTCCACCCCGAGTTACGCTGGTTCCCATGTGACCGGTTTTTCAAACATGGTCAAGTCGATGGCGATGATGGCTGAACCCACCGGCAAAAAGAACGGCAAGGTCAATATCATCCCGGGCTGGGTTGAACCGGCCGACATGGAGGAGATCAAGCGGCTGACCGCCCTGATCGGGATCAAGACCATCATGTTCCCGGACACCTCGGGGGTACTGAACACCCCGTTGTCCGGCGAGTACAAGATGTTCCCCGACGGCGGCACCACCGTGGCCGAGCTGAAAAGCACCGGTGACTCCAAGGGCACCCTGGCCCTCGGCGAATGGTGTTCGGCCGATGCGGCCCGAGAACTGGACTCCCAGCACAAGGTGCCCTGTTCGGTGCTCGACATGCCCTTCGGGCTGATGGCCACCGATCGCTTTATCGATGCCCTGCGGACCATCGCCGGAGTCACCATCCCCGACGAGATCGCCTATGAACGCGGCCAGCTGGTCGACATGATCTCGGACATGCACCAGTATCTGTACGGAAAAAAGGTGGCGCTGGTCGGCGACCCGGATCAACTGATCGCGATGACCGAATTCCTGGTCACGATGGACATGAAACCGGTCCATATCGTCACCGGAACCCCCGGCAAGAAGTTTGAGAAAAGGATCCGGGAGATCACCAGCGAGATGGGCTGTCCGGTGAACGTCAAGGCCAAAGGGGATATGTTCCTCCTCCACCAGTGGATCAAAAACGAGCCGGTTGACCTGATCATCGGCAACACTTACTGCAAGTATATCGCCCGCGACGAGGACATCCCGTATGTCCGCTGGGGGTTCCCGATCCTCGACCGCCAGGGACACCAGTATTTCCCGACCGTCGGTTACAAGGGGGGATTGCGGCTGCTGGAAAAAATCCTCGGGGTGCTGCTGGACCGCAAGGACCGCGATGACCCTGAAGAGAAGTTTGAACTTGTCATGTAG